CCCCTAAACCGCGGGGCAAGCACAAGCGCTCCGTGGGAGCCTTGGGCATAGCCAAAGAAGTCCTGACAGTACCCACAGTCCCTCCAAAAGCCACTAGGTTTGTATCAGTCACCTCAGGGCTATTATACATGGgtgcacatatatacagatgtatatTACAGCATATATGGTAGTAATAAAGCACAGAGGCTACAAATAATGCTCAAGGATGAGGCTATTCTTCTTCAAGCGACTAGAAGCTTGTAACATGAATCAGCAGTCAGTACAGAGGTCCTTCCAAGCCAGTAGGGGAGATGTGCTAGTCTCAAACACCCAGCAGCTGTCATGACCGTGTTCGTGTTTGTACACGTGGTGCTGATGACAGACCCCACCGTGAGAAGCCTCGAGCCCCACAGCCCACCGGCCCGAGCTGTGTAGCACCATCCTCCTCACCCCTCCAGCACACCTTCCTCACCGACGTCTCGGacgtgagagagatggagggcgGCCTCCTCAACCTGCTCAACGACTTCCACTCTGGGAAACTGCAGGCCTTCGGTGAGacggggttgggggtggggtttgatTGAGGGTGGGGGGATTGCCAAACCTCGCTGAGACACAGGCAGCAGGGAAGATCTGAGCCCAGTAATGTGAGCATgggtaaaatgtgtgtgtgagtgtgtgtgtgtgtgtgtgtgtgtgtgtttctatgagTAAAACCAGTTGTAATTATTTAGCTGTTACTTTTTTCCAGTGCAGCTTCGGGCACTCAAGCCCCACGTTTTGCATGCGGGTGCGTGGGCGTGCACGTGTGCCCACGTGCGCCAGCGTGCGCCGCCCTTTCACCCATtccactgcgagttatactgtgtatgactatgtatgtgacaaacaaaccaaacttgaaacttgaaactccTCAGGTAAGGTGTGTTCGTTTGAGCAGCTGGAGCACGTGAGGGAGATGCAGGAGAAACTGGCTCGTCTGCACTTCAGCCTGGACAGCCATGTGGAGGAGCTGTCTGAGGACCAGAGGAAAAACGCATCTGACCGTAACCTGGAGCACCTGCTCAGCAACGTGAGAGATGCGCGCGCATGAACATGCACACCTGGAAAAGCAGAGggatataaacacattttgttgtgttATGCACTGCTCTCACGTGTACAGTTTAACAACcaatacacacatacttcaGGTACAGCCAGTGCAGTGATTTTTGGACCTCTGTCACCCAAGAGTGTGTGGCTGCAGGCATGCcataaatattgaatattttcattttctaaatttttatacaataaatttgattttctctgctgaaaggtgtgtgtacagacagGCTTCATCTTGCATTGCCAGCAATTTGGCAATTGGTTCCTAGCCTTTCGTGTGGAAAtgtaggtggtgtgtgtgttttggaataACTTGCGTGTAGCAGACTGGTGTGAAAAGCGCCCTTCCATCTTATTAAAGACAAAAATAGCAAGGGTACTCAGTCACTACGGCAACAACAGATCAGATTCAGGTGTTGGACTTCAACACTTTCCTACCTTCTAGGGATgtggcgtgtatgtgtgtgtgtgtgggggggggggggatcaaaAGAGCAGATCTCTGGTGAAGTTTAAGCAAATAACCTTTTTATTCACACTGCAAGAACTGTCTTTTATTCAGTAATTAAGCATTTGGGTTGCTACAGCTATTAAACTGAGCTATTAAATTTTAGCATTTAATCTCATTTAAACTGACCATTTTGGCCCTTTATTAAGTCATATTGATAGTCTGCTCTTCTCTGTCCCCACAGCTCGAAGAGCTGAGCAGCTCCATGTATCCTCTTTGGGTAGCTCATTTCAGGGTTTAACCACATTGGTTTTCAATCAGGGTAAATTGATGCCCTCCCTAGATTCTCTCTCAGTGGTGCAGATAAACAGACCCAACGTTCCTATCTTTCTCCAAGACTGAGGGCAGTTACAACTCATCACTGAACAGGTTTCTTCTGgaagtttttttaaaattcagaattGGGCTTGAAAAAGGGAAAAGCTATGAGTCTCTTGATaaacaatatatatgtatattaatgtATCAATGGCACAGTCTGTTAAGCAAAAATGGAAGGGAACAAGCCCAGTGCAAGAAtacatattaattttaatgtaataatacatattaataattaataatacatacatattaattttaacataattgtATGCATGTGCAGAGGGTTGTTGTTCTTAGAAAGATCCTTAATGCAGTTTTTCCAGACAGAAGTTACACCTGGCAGAGAATCAGGACTTGTTCAAGACCTCTGGGCCCTGAAAGGAAGCACAAACCAAACCCACCAAGCAGCATGACGGACTGCCTGGAGCTGCTGTTACCATGGCTACATCCCAACCGGCTATGCTAAAACCACAGCTACTATACCGAGCTTGCGGCCTGAACAAGAACCCACAGCGCACAATATCTGGCACAACGTCAAACGCCTTTCACGCTTAGACTTGCTGAGGGTTCTGGGGTTCACTCAGTTTGACTTCAAGTTTAGCCTTTGATAGTCTCTTAGCCTCTCGAGGCTGAAATATGTCCATTGGTACACTGTACATCATCACTGTTACAGTTtgactatactatactatatggAAGTGTGATGTACTGCATTACAGTGTGTAACAGGGCATTGCCATGATAGCTACAGGTGACTGAACTGTTACACTGTGATTGCATTTACATGCACTCAGTAATCCAATCATTTTTGAATTTCTGGAGTTGATATGATTATTTAACTGCTCATGTAAACAGCATACTCTGATTTCTTAGATTGGATTAAGGCCATCATTGTATGTCTTGAAATCCAATGAAGAGGTGGATTTCAGCTCAGTAATCAGATTTCTCAGTGCATGTAACCGCATACTTGTGATTTCTTGTGTGAAAATGTACCTGGATAGACAAAGCTGTATGTAAAAGTACACATTGTATATACAGAGAATTGATGCATTGTTACTCACTTACTCAACATATTACACTATAACTAATGATATAGTTACAGTGAAACAGTGATTTAACGTAACCAGACAAACTGATGGTTTCCCCTTTGGCCTGGTTTGTCATGTGCTTCTGATTAGGTTAATGTTCTGAAACACTTCTCGGTGCAAAGCTGTAAGTTATACGTAGACTTGCTCAGGACTACTGTAGACAGTTGAAATTTCTAAGGTGCCTCTCATAAATTTGTagcagaaaaaacattttgatgtaAACGCTTTGAAACAGCCTCCTGGAAGATACACTGAGGTTTACACCCAGGGATAGTACATTGATCTTGGTAGCAACCAATTGCTGACATGTATCAAGTTTTGTAGTACCactatttaataaatatagaGATAGAAACATGTTACCTGCTAGTCAGGACGCTAAAGCTGATGTGCATCCATTTTGAATGGCTTATTTATCAAAACTGTATCTGCATGTTGTGATGGTGTTTGGGAGATGCCCAGTTACAATCAGAACTAAGTTTCTAGTTTGACTACATCTCCTAGTAGCCTGTGGCAAAGTAAATTTTCAACAAGAGAAATGTAGCGTAGTGCAGTTGCTTGATCAAAGCTACTGGGTAGATTACATCTACATTGAACTCAGGTACTGTTTTGTTATAGCTTCTGCTGTTAATATTGATAGGCTGTAAACTTCAGAGAGCAAACAACTGCAAGATTAGCAGATTGTGAGGTAAGCAGTGAGTGTTCAAATTTTTAAGATATTGACTGTCAGCAAGTAagatattactttttttttttttcttgaatgaGCTGGGAAGTACTTTGGACATCTCAGAGGTCAATCTCCCCAGGAGAAGCTTGATACTGTGTTTTTCCTAGCCGAATCCCCAATATGAGGATCTTGGCATCAGGCACTATCACGTAGGCATGTTTTGGCCACAGCTTTTCTGTTTTGGATAAGGGTGAAACCCATAGTGCTCTAGACATTGCTGTGGAATTTGTGACTGTTGACATCAAGGCTGTAATTTTCAGTGTAATCATCAAGGTGAGGGGAGGTGCCTTCTGTTGTTTCTCATTGCCAAAGCAAAttgaaaacacaaagcacaatgGGCCTGAGAAAGGCTACAGTTAAGACATTCAGCCAGTGTATCCTCATTAAATAGCCCATGGATCTAATcttttgtgtttctgcagaATATGAGCTTCTATCATCTTATTTGGATgtttctctccatttcagcaAGTAATCAAAAGATGATAATTGCctcaattaaaagaaaacagataaatagTTCTGATTTAAGCCGACAGTTCTGATCCAAGCTTGCATTAAAGATGACTTAGGCCTAAACTCTATCCATTAAGGTCTTGTGCTTTGCAGTTTATTGCTTTCATAAttccgtttgtttgttttgtgtgtgtgtgtgtgtatacacacacacacacacacacatatgcgctcTGAGGACTCATAATAAAGTTAATGTAAGTGATTCTTTTGCACTCTTGTTGTGTTTGGTGTTAAGCTATCTCTTGTCCCGTAGGTTTTATATCGCTCCTATGCGCTAGAGGGCAATAAATGCACACAGGGCAGCAATGAAATCTTGTTGCTATGTAAGCTTGACAGCTGCTAGCTAGAAAGTACACTGTTTTGCCGAAACGTGATGTTCCACCGCATTTAATGGATAGACAAGAATGGTTAAAACATATGATATGCTTTCAGGTAAAATGCGTACTTTGTGCTGTGGTTTGTGCCTTTCTTGTCGCTTTTTGTAAGGTAACCTACCTAACctaagatagctaggttagcttagctAATTTAGCTGGTTACATCAACCTACCTAACGATAGTTTACGTTTACAGATAATACAGCTAGCGTTAAGGTTTTTTGTTAATCGTGTAATTTGTAAATTCTAATTTATTCGTATAGCATTACGCTGACTATGTTTATTGGGTATTTGGAGTAATAGCAGTTTTCTCTCCTTTTAGGCACGGTGTCGCGGATATTTGATCAGGAAAGATCTGAAGTTAGTTCAGGCTGAATTCGAAGACGTTGTTAACGAACTCGAAGGCTGT
This region of Electrophorus electricus isolate fEleEle1 chromosome 11, fEleEle1.pri, whole genome shotgun sequence genomic DNA includes:
- the ccdc28b gene encoding coiled-coil domain-containing protein 28B isoform X1, which produces MEDKRKKRSPKVSLPQPPPPPVNPRKLPVLPASKSATFSLGFPQPPSPKPRGKHKRSVGALGIAKEVLTVPTVPPKATRPHREKPRAPQPTGPSCVAPSSSPLQHTFLTDVSDVREMEGGLLNLLNDFHSGKLQAFGKVCSFEQLEHVREMQEKLARLHFSLDSHVEELSEDQRKNASDRNLEHLLSNLEELSSSISYTWQRIRTCSRPLGPERKHKPNPPSSMTDCLELLLPWLHPNRLC
- the ccdc28b gene encoding coiled-coil domain-containing protein 28B isoform X2; the protein is MEDKRKKRSPKVSLPQPPPPPVNPRKLPVLPASKSATFSLGFPQPPSPKPRGKHKRSVGALGIAKEVLTVPTVPPKATRPHREKPRAPQPTGPSCVAPSSSPLQHTFLTDVSDVREMEGGLLNLLNDFHSGKLQAFGKVCSFEQLEHVREMQEKLARLHFSLDSHVEELSEDQRKNASDRNLEHLLSNLEELSSSIQKLHLAENQDLFKTSGP